In Drosophila santomea strain STO CAGO 1482 chromosome 3L, Prin_Dsan_1.1, whole genome shotgun sequence, a single window of DNA contains:
- the LOC120448831 gene encoding LOW QUALITY PROTEIN: uncharacterized protein LOC120448831 (The sequence of the model RefSeq protein was modified relative to this genomic sequence to represent the inferred CDS: inserted 3 bases in 2 codons; substituted 1 base at 1 genomic stop codon), whose translation MTAFQQSFTLKDGSMQLYCPLIAYTHLELLCDGVYRADLYYKYKDVVTFVNVPYKICYYNQDWHYLLFVSFNDSPTXTIQLADELDTFFCHKNLMSYVNDLLYECTNPRALRFFNLEWKGKATIDYGANWKAKNGSATGISGFETFLSCLVCVLLQRLEVLSTNNFEIXVNYQFXKQNAVVLHVRTPLHSS comes from the exons TGACGGCTTTCCAACAATCCTTTACCTTAAAGGATGGCTCAATGCAACTTTACTGCCCATTGATAGCATACACCCATCTCGAGCTGCTTTGCGATGGAGTCTATAGGGCTGATCTATATTACAAATACAAGGACGTGGTAACTTTCGTAAATGTGCCTTATAAGATCTGCTACTACAACCAGGATTGGCATTATTTACTCTTTGTGAGCTTCAACGACTCTCCAA TCACGATCCAGCTGGCCGATGAACTCGATACCTTTTTCTGCCACAAGAACCTAATGAGCTACGTGAATGACTTATTATACGAGTGCACCAATCCAAGAGCTCTGCGCTTCTTCAATTTGGAGTGGAAGGGAAAGGCTACAATTGATTATGGTGCAAATTGGAAGGCAAAAAACGGGTCTGCTACGGGAATCTCTGGATTTGAAACCTTTCTGTCCTGCCTGGTATGCGTCTTGCTTCAAAGATTAGAAGTGCTGTCAACCAATAATTTCGAAATTTAAGTAAACTATCAGTT GAAGCAAAATGCGGTTGTGCTCCATGTTCGTACTCCTCTACATAGTTCCTAA
- the LOC120449986 gene encoding uncharacterized protein LOC120449986, whose amino-acid sequence MPVRLSSARSLNNKWIDRPSLRPPQHTKQTQHPRHALRPACSPPPSTTTLPPPQLKPHPHPPRPLFRPVPFLLLLLILGPAPAACKDQNCTFLEGYILQYVCHSSYIEEIRLQHKDRIPAIGTPYAIWKRPDTNEPSYLLISFYDSPLFACYTVVMHNGKFYCDGRNFIEPNTEVEQMHCLNYPFHYTLDLYNACAKKPCSKGSPPISVAIAYMKSNIRRTSEAEPRAKLPAAVPLLVPVIPLLLSRYFGILLCQ is encoded by the coding sequence ATGCCAGTGCGCCTCTCAAGCGCACGAAGTCTGAATAACAAGTGGATCGACCGTCCGTCGCTCCGTCCTCCTCAGCATACAAAGCAAACACAGCATCCTCGGCACGCCCTGCGCCCGGCCTGCAGCCCACCGCCTTCGACTACGACTTTACCGCCGCCCCAGCTCAagccccatccccatcccccgCGCCCGCTGTTCCGGCCAGTGCccttcctgctgctcctgctcatCCTCGGACCAGCGCCTGCAGCATGCAAGGACCAGAACTGCACCTTCCTCGAGGGCTACATCCTGCAGTACGTGTGTCACAGCAGCTACATAGAGGAGATTCGGCTGCAGCACAAGGACCGCATCCCGGCCATCGGGACCCCGTACGCCATCTGGAAGCGGCCCGACACCAACGAGCCGTCCTACCTGCTCATCTCCTTTTACGACTCGCCGCTCTTCGCCTGCTACACGGTGGTTATGCACAACGGCAAGTTCTACTGCGACGGGCGCAACTTCATAGAGCCGAACACGGAGGTCGAGCAGATGCACTGTCTCAACTATCCGTTCCATTACACCTTAGACCTGTACAATGCGTGTGCCAAGAAGCCGTGCTCGAAAGGATCGCCGCCCATTTCGGTGGCAATTGCCTACATGAAAAGCAATATCAGGAGGACTAGTGAGGCTGAACCTCGCGCTAAGCTCCCTGCGGCTGTCCCCCTTCTTGTGCCCGTAATCCCCCTTCTCCTATCGCgatattttggtattttacTATGTCAATAA
- the LOC120449988 gene encoding uncharacterized protein LOC120449988, whose protein sequence is MTWKLWLLPMAFLLASSEASFDSCHFMLENEIPFTLVCKAEYSTDLKLNYRDIWLRADVPYWLWWRRRPGLELLISFYESPISSCENVSLSLNCLHCADSEEPGIHILPESIHCFDFSFSYVRDLVKHCGLSPATRFDRVAILYARRVPNRDISSRAARTWPWILGH, encoded by the coding sequence ATGACATGGAAACTGTGGCTGCTCCCGATGGCATTTCTTCTGGCCTCTTCCGAGGCCTCCTTCGACTCCTGCCACTTTATGCTAGAAAATGAAATTCCATTTACCTTGGTTTGCAAGGCCGAATACAGCACCGACCTCAAGCTGAACTATCGAGACATTTGGCTCAGGGCCGACGTGCCCTACTGGCTTTGGTGGAGACGACGGCCTGGTTTGGAGTTGCTGATCTCCTTTTATGAGTCGCCCATTTCGTCGTGTGAGAATGTTAGCCTTAGTCTCAACTGCCTCCACTGCGCAGACTCCGAGGAGCCTGGTATCCACATTCTACCCGAGAGTATCCACTGCTTCGACTTCTCCTTCTCCTACGTGCGGGACCTAGTGAAGCACTGTGGCCTGTCGCCGGCTACGAGGTTCGATCGTGTCGCCATTTTGTATGCGCGGCGGGTTCCCAATCGGGATATTTCCTCTCGGGCAGCCAGGACTTGGCCTTGGATCCTGGGACATTAA
- the LOC120449987 gene encoding uncharacterized protein LOC120449987, translating into MSLYFTFLGISILFLAHFFKIRAIHSTGNCTFAINVNFRYVCKGNVSEDMYTMFRDNRAPADTPYSVWQTKEDDSALLVSFYTIEFTDYDTIELQAGAKDLAQSFLATTETTQDILFLKLSTLHCFSFGLRYTNELRRHCLGQNISEGGDLTKKPILHYGALRVKSPDLAKNDASTTSLLGKLLLSVCAVIIY; encoded by the coding sequence ATGAGCTTATACTTTACCTTTCTTGGAATATCGATCCTATTCTTGGCGCACTTCTTTAAAATTCGTGCCATACACAGCACTGGGAATTGCACCTTCGCGATCAACGTCAATTTTAGGTACGTGTGCAAGGGCAATGTTTCGGAGGATATGTATACAATGTTTCGGGATAACCGAGCTCCTGCCGACACGCCCTACAGCGTTTGGCAGACCAAAGAGGACGACTCCGCTCTCCTTGTGTCGTTTTACACCATTGAGTTTACAGACTACGATACCATCGAGCTGCAGGCAGGCGCGAAGGATCTTGCCCAATCCTTTCTAGCCACGACTGAAACTACCCAAGATATTCTATTTTTGAAACTATCTACCCTTCACTGCTTTTCCTTCGGTCTGCGCTACACGAATGAGCTGCGGAGGCACTGTCTGGGCCAAAACATCAGTGAGGGAGGGGACCTTACCAAGAAGCCGATCCTTCACTACGGCGCGCTTCGAGTAAAAAGTCCCGATTTAGCAAAGAATGATGCAAGTACAACAAGTCTGCTGGGAAAACTGCTCCTTTCCGTGTGTGCGGTAATCATTTACTAA